Proteins co-encoded in one bacterium genomic window:
- the hutU gene encoding urocanate hydratase has product MMKVDTEGVSAPRGTKLHCKDWQLEAPMRMLMNNLDPEVAEDPGHLVVYGGSGKAARTWPDYHKIIEALQTMEPDETLLVQSGRPVGVFRTHPWSPRVLISNSMLVPKWATWEEFRRLEEMGLTMYGQMTAGSWIYIGTQGILQGTYETFAEAGRQHFGGDLAGRLVVTAGLGGMGGAQPLAATMAGATCLVVEVDRNRIERRLETRYLDKMTESLDEALAMATEAKEKKQAISIGLLANAADVIPELARRKFVPDLLTDQTSAHDALNGYVPNGMSLEEAIHLRDESPSVYVKKAMKAMAAHVEGMLALQKMGAHTFDYGNNIRAQAQEAGVANAFDFQGFVPAYIRPQFCEGRGPFRWAALSGDPHDIKVTDEALMELFPENEGLIRWLKLAGERVKFQGLPCRICWLGYGEREKAGLLFNKLVREGKVSAPIVIGRDHLDCGSVASPNRETEGMRDGSDAIADWPILNALVNTAAGATWVSVHHGGGVGIGYSIHAGMVVCADGTPEMDERLRRVLTTDPGMGVIRHVDAGYEEAIRMAREHSLKIPGFK; this is encoded by the coding sequence ATGATGAAGGTCGATACCGAGGGCGTCAGCGCGCCCCGCGGAACGAAGTTGCACTGCAAAGACTGGCAGCTCGAAGCGCCGATGCGGATGCTGATGAATAACCTGGATCCGGAAGTCGCTGAGGATCCGGGGCACTTGGTTGTCTACGGCGGAAGCGGCAAGGCCGCCCGCACGTGGCCGGACTATCACAAGATCATTGAAGCGCTGCAGACAATGGAACCCGATGAAACGCTGCTCGTCCAGAGCGGCCGTCCCGTCGGAGTGTTCCGCACCCATCCGTGGTCTCCGCGCGTTCTGATTTCGAACTCGATGCTGGTTCCCAAATGGGCAACCTGGGAGGAGTTCCGTCGCCTGGAGGAAATGGGGCTGACTATGTACGGTCAGATGACGGCCGGCAGTTGGATCTACATCGGCACCCAGGGAATCCTGCAGGGGACCTACGAGACTTTCGCCGAGGCCGGCCGCCAGCACTTCGGTGGTGATCTGGCAGGGCGTCTTGTCGTGACCGCGGGACTCGGCGGCATGGGCGGCGCCCAGCCTCTTGCAGCGACGATGGCTGGGGCGACGTGCCTGGTGGTCGAGGTCGATCGCAACCGGATCGAACGTCGATTGGAAACGCGCTACCTGGACAAGATGACCGAGTCGCTGGATGAGGCGCTCGCCATGGCGACGGAAGCGAAGGAGAAGAAGCAGGCCATTTCCATCGGTCTGCTGGCCAACGCCGCAGACGTGATTCCCGAATTGGCGCGTCGCAAGTTCGTCCCTGATCTGCTGACCGACCAGACGAGCGCCCACGATGCGCTGAACGGCTACGTGCCGAACGGCATGTCATTGGAAGAGGCGATTCATCTGCGTGACGAGTCGCCGTCGGTGTACGTGAAGAAAGCCATGAAAGCGATGGCCGCGCACGTGGAGGGCATGCTGGCGCTGCAGAAAATGGGAGCGCACACGTTCGATTACGGCAACAACATCCGCGCACAGGCTCAGGAGGCCGGTGTTGCGAATGCCTTCGACTTCCAGGGCTTTGTCCCGGCGTACATCCGGCCGCAATTCTGCGAAGGCCGTGGCCCGTTTCGCTGGGCAGCGCTGAGCGGTGATCCACATGACATCAAGGTCACGGACGAAGCGCTAATGGAGCTCTTCCCCGAGAACGAGGGGCTGATCCGCTGGCTGAAACTGGCCGGTGAGCGCGTCAAGTTCCAGGGCCTCCCCTGCCGCATCTGCTGGCTGGGCTACGGCGAGCGCGAGAAGGCGGGCCTGCTGTTCAACAAGCTGGTCCGCGAGGGCAAGGTCAGCGCACCGATCGTCATCGGGCGCGATCATCTGGACTGCGGATCGGTCGCTTCGCCGAATCGCGAGACGGAAGGCATGCGCGACGGCTCCGATGCGATTGCCGATTGGCCGATTTTGAATGCGCTGGTGAACACGGCGGCTGGCGCCACTTGGGTGTCCGTCCACCACGGCGGAGGCGTCGGAATTGGGTACTCGATCCACGCCGGAATGGTCGTATGCGCCGATGGAACGCCGGAGATGGACGAACGGTTACGCCGCGTCCTGACGACGGACCCGGGAATGGGTGTGATTCGGCACGTGGACGCAGGCTACGAAGAAGCCATCCGCATGGCGCGCGAACACAGTCTGAAGATTCCGGGATTCAAGTGA
- a CDS encoding class I SAM-dependent methyltransferase, with protein sequence MMKMTGLAHDTARRFAAMVAISKCVCLPEKPSLLDVGGYPCNLARLLKDAHPGATALTIDQIDAQLDDYRVADGAELPFADGEFDAVFTADAFEHIAPGRRAAFIAELVRVSRGPVILGAPFDQPAVRIIESQLNDAHIVLTGKEHPWLHEHVAYGLPNLRETVGLFPDDRIVALVRSAPLLDWALWNWLQMAHELSESMDESWNAMDEALRNLDERAAGDGEGRDFEIVGAEGERGFTPYRWILVAQPKDQAHMNPPAQFPEPSDSEGGTCVAYSAMLRAVIESAVRPPQSGDSPAAEINERLKLALAGAEQQAADLQRELDNQDSRTRSGFLRRWRK encoded by the coding sequence ATGATGAAGATGACCGGCCTCGCACACGATACTGCTCGTCGATTCGCCGCCATGGTGGCGATCTCGAAATGCGTCTGCTTGCCGGAGAAGCCCTCTCTCCTGGACGTCGGTGGATATCCCTGCAATCTCGCGCGATTGCTGAAGGACGCCCACCCAGGCGCGACGGCTCTGACCATCGACCAGATCGATGCACAACTGGACGACTACCGCGTTGCGGACGGGGCGGAACTCCCTTTTGCCGACGGTGAGTTCGATGCCGTCTTCACCGCCGATGCATTCGAGCATATCGCGCCGGGCAGGCGCGCGGCTTTCATCGCCGAACTCGTGCGCGTTTCGCGCGGCCCTGTCATCCTTGGCGCGCCGTTCGATCAACCTGCCGTCCGGATCATCGAGAGCCAGCTCAATGATGCGCACATTGTGCTGACCGGCAAAGAGCACCCGTGGCTGCACGAACACGTTGCTTATGGTCTGCCAAACCTTCGCGAGACAGTCGGGCTCTTCCCTGACGATCGCATCGTCGCTCTTGTACGCAGCGCACCGCTCCTCGACTGGGCGCTGTGGAATTGGCTGCAGATGGCGCACGAGCTCTCCGAGTCGATGGATGAATCCTGGAATGCCATGGACGAAGCTCTGCGGAATCTGGACGAACGGGCAGCCGGCGATGGAGAAGGTCGAGACTTCGAGATTGTTGGTGCAGAGGGCGAGCGTGGATTCACGCCGTACCGCTGGATCCTTGTCGCGCAGCCGAAGGATCAGGCTCACATGAATCCGCCCGCCCAGTTCCCCGAACCGAGTGACAGCGAAGGAGGCACATGCGTTGCCTACAGCGCAATGCTGCGAGCGGTCATCGAGTCCGCCGTACGGCCGCCGCAGTCGGGCGATTCGCCCGCAGCCGAAATCAACGAGCGACTGAAGCTCGCACTTGCCGGGGCCGAGCAACAGGCGGCCGATCTGCAGCGCGAACTCGACAACCAGGATTCCCGCACCCGCAGCGGATTCCTTCGCAGGTGGCGAAAATGA
- the hutH gene encoding histidine ammonia-lyase, producing MSTLILNGESLKIEQLGTLAEMRPAGIGERRVWVSPEARGKVLRGRQIIDQVAGSNTPHYGINTGFGPLCTKAISDEDLSTLQHNILVSHATGVGDRVPDPIVRLMLATKINSLLKGFSGVSWELIEVLVEFLNNDVLPHIPRQGSVGASGDLAPLAHMGLALLGLGKVSHRGHDRDAADVLRELKIAPVKLQPKEGLALLNGTQFMSSYGALSLFRAQRLLRLADINAGLSLEAIRGSIRPFDKRVQEVRPLPGQRRVAENIRRIMEESEILESHKDCSKVQDPYSLRCVPQVHGASRDAISYASRVIEIEINSATDNPLVFDNGDVISQGNFHGQPLALALDFAAMALAEIANISERRTYLLLEGRDGLPKLLMKDTGLNSGFMMPQYTAAALVSENKVLCHPASVDSIPTSLGQEDHVSMGSISATKLLRVLENSEAVLAIETMCACQGVDYRSPLSPGMGVAAALHRVRQDISHVEKDTLFAPLMETATRLVRSGAIVKAVEERVGDLN from the coding sequence ATGTCCACACTGATTTTGAACGGCGAATCGCTGAAAATCGAGCAGTTAGGAACCCTGGCCGAGATGCGCCCCGCGGGCATCGGTGAGCGACGCGTCTGGGTATCTCCGGAGGCTCGCGGCAAGGTCCTGCGAGGCCGTCAGATTATCGATCAGGTTGCCGGATCGAATACTCCGCACTACGGCATCAATACGGGGTTCGGGCCGCTCTGCACGAAGGCTATTTCGGACGAGGACCTCAGCACGCTGCAGCACAATATCCTCGTCAGCCACGCAACCGGAGTCGGCGACCGCGTGCCGGATCCGATCGTGCGCCTCATGCTGGCCACCAAGATCAACTCGCTCCTCAAGGGCTTCTCGGGCGTTTCCTGGGAACTGATCGAAGTCCTGGTCGAATTCCTCAATAACGACGTCCTCCCGCACATTCCACGACAGGGCTCTGTTGGGGCCTCCGGCGATCTGGCGCCATTGGCCCACATGGGCCTGGCACTGCTTGGGCTCGGGAAGGTTAGCCATCGCGGCCATGACCGCGACGCGGCCGATGTACTGCGCGAGTTGAAGATCGCGCCGGTCAAGTTGCAGCCCAAGGAGGGCCTGGCGCTTCTGAACGGCACGCAGTTCATGTCCTCCTATGGCGCCTTGTCTCTCTTCCGTGCGCAGCGCCTGCTGAGGCTTGCCGACATCAACGCGGGCCTTTCGCTTGAGGCGATCCGGGGTTCTATCCGGCCCTTTGATAAACGCGTCCAGGAAGTTCGTCCTCTCCCCGGCCAGCGCCGCGTCGCAGAGAACATCCGCCGCATCATGGAGGAATCGGAGATACTCGAATCCCACAAGGATTGCTCAAAGGTTCAGGATCCCTATTCACTTCGGTGCGTTCCGCAGGTCCATGGCGCCAGCCGTGATGCGATCTCTTACGCCTCGCGCGTGATCGAAATCGAGATCAATTCCGCGACGGATAACCCGCTGGTCTTCGACAATGGAGACGTCATCAGCCAGGGCAACTTCCATGGCCAGCCACTGGCCCTCGCACTGGATTTCGCCGCGATGGCGCTGGCGGAGATCGCCAACATCTCGGAACGCCGCACATACCTTCTCCTCGAGGGGCGCGATGGCTTGCCGAAGCTGCTGATGAAGGACACCGGCCTGAATTCCGGGTTCATGATGCCGCAGTACACGGCCGCGGCGCTGGTTTCGGAGAACAAGGTCCTCTGCCACCCCGCTTCGGTAGATTCGATTCCGACATCGCTTGGCCAGGAAGATCACGTCAGCATGGGCAGCATCTCCGCAACGAAGCTGTTGCGCGTGCTGGAGAACAGCGAAGCCGTGCTGGCAATCGAGACGATGTGTGCCTGCCAGGGCGTCGACTATCGGTCTCCGTTGTCACCCGGTATGGGCGTGGCGGCCGCACTGCACCGCGTACGCCAGGACATCAGCCACGTCGAGAAGGACACGCTCTTCGCTCCACTGATGGAAACTGCGACTCGCCTGGTGCGATCGGGAGCCATCGTGAAGGCCGTCGAAGAGCGAGTCGGTGATTTGAACTAA
- the nrdR gene encoding transcriptional regulator NrdR has product MNCPYCGAPDTRVVNSRPSPAGDSVRRRRECQKCGRRFTTSESIERVEVVVVKRDKTREPFDIAKLRRGIEKSCEKRAVSEEQIERVITYVERDLLTKAEREVPSERIGKLVLKRLKDLDPVAYLRYASVYKGFRDLQDFNAEIKTLLKD; this is encoded by the coding sequence ATGAATTGCCCCTACTGTGGCGCTCCGGATACGCGCGTTGTAAACTCCCGCCCCTCACCGGCGGGCGATTCCGTACGCCGTCGGCGCGAATGCCAGAAGTGCGGCCGGCGCTTCACCACTTCCGAGTCCATAGAACGCGTTGAAGTCGTGGTCGTGAAACGCGACAAGACCCGCGAGCCCTTTGACATCGCAAAGCTCCGGCGCGGCATCGAGAAGTCGTGCGAGAAACGCGCGGTGAGCGAGGAGCAGATCGAGCGGGTGATTACTTACGTTGAACGCGATCTGCTGACAAAGGCCGAGCGCGAAGTCCCCTCGGAACGCATCGGCAAGCTGGTCCTCAAGCGCCTCAAGGACCTCGATCCTGTCGCGTACCTGCGCTATGCGTCGGTCTACAAGGGCTTCCGCGATTTGCAGGACTTCAATGCGGAAATCAAGACGCTGCTGAAAGACTAA
- the trxA gene encoding thioredoxin, protein MADNVLAVTDSNFQAEVLNSSTPVLVDFWATWCGPCLRVAPIVEELANENDGKLKVVKLNVDEAGDTAGEYGVQSIPTLVIFKGGQEVDRIVGAVPKSTLQAAIDRNL, encoded by the coding sequence ATGGCAGATAATGTACTTGCGGTTACCGACTCCAACTTCCAGGCGGAAGTTCTGAATTCCTCCACCCCCGTTCTCGTCGACTTCTGGGCGACCTGGTGCGGCCCCTGCCTGCGCGTTGCCCCGATCGTCGAAGAGCTCGCCAACGAAAATGACGGCAAGCTGAAGGTCGTGAAGCTGAACGTGGACGAAGCGGGCGACACCGCCGGCGAGTACGGCGTTCAGAGCATCCCGACACTCGTCATCTTCAAGGGTGGCCAGGAAGTCGACCGCATCGTCGGCGCCGTGCCGAAATCGACCCTTCAGGCCGCTATCGATCGTAACCTGTAA
- the hisA gene encoding 1-(5-phosphoribosyl)-5-[(5-phosphoribosylamino)methylideneamino]imidazole-4-carboxamide isomerase, whose product MIPAIDLHHGQVVRLSQGKREERTVYSDDPVQFVEQFQAAGATRLHVVDLNGAFDGRLANLEVIRQICEASRMTVELGGGLRTMPDIESAWEAGVRDVIIGTRAVEDTGFLRELLNRHGDRVIVGVDAKDGIVATRGWTEKSGLQALDFARGLLDWGCRKIIYTDIATDGMLSGPNLVALESMARAVSPMKVVASGGISSLEDVTAILDLKRKNIAGAITGRALYDGRLDLAQAVQLTQSK is encoded by the coding sequence ATCATTCCGGCGATCGACCTGCATCATGGGCAGGTCGTTCGTCTTTCGCAGGGAAAGCGCGAAGAGCGCACCGTCTACTCCGACGATCCCGTGCAGTTTGTGGAGCAATTCCAGGCGGCAGGCGCCACTCGATTGCACGTTGTCGATCTGAACGGCGCGTTCGACGGTCGACTGGCGAACCTCGAAGTCATCCGCCAGATCTGCGAAGCCTCCCGCATGACCGTTGAGCTCGGGGGCGGTTTGCGCACGATGCCGGACATTGAATCCGCGTGGGAGGCAGGCGTCCGCGACGTCATCATCGGCACGCGAGCCGTTGAAGATACGGGGTTTCTTCGCGAACTGCTCAACCGTCACGGCGATCGCGTGATCGTCGGCGTCGATGCGAAAGACGGCATCGTCGCGACGCGCGGCTGGACGGAGAAGTCGGGCCTTCAGGCGCTTGATTTCGCGCGGGGGCTGCTCGACTGGGGCTGCCGGAAGATCATCTATACCGACATCGCCACGGACGGGATGTTGTCTGGTCCAAACCTCGTTGCGCTGGAGTCGATGGCGCGCGCCGTATCGCCCATGAAGGTCGTCGCATCGGGCGGGATTTCAAGCCTCGAAGATGTGACAGCGATCCTGGACCTGAAGCGCAAGAATATCGCCGGCGCGATCACTGGACGAGCCCTTTACGATGGGCGACTCGACTTGGCACAGGCTGTGCAACTCACACAGTCGAAGTGA
- a CDS encoding fused MFS/spermidine synthase — translation MTATNKSAQSTAQEQGQASAIGKGRGSLIALMFLLSGASGLIYEVVWSRQLTTLFGSTVYAISTVLTAFMGGLALGSWLLGKRADRMDRPLMFYGFLELGIAIAALAFPFLLRIVTPIIGTFYSPGGEAAFVFFSLVRFVIAVVLLLIPTTLMGATLPVISRAVTHDLHAVGKKVGGLYALNTTGAVIGVFVTGFFLIERFGVHGTTLIAAAINVFVTILAVGLGRSLLVKPVEETETQPAPEINSGDSLEIPDSVVRIVLGTYLVSGLVALAFQVSWTRSLIFNFETLKATTYSFAGMLTVFLLGLAIGSAIMQAFVDRLRDHLFVYVLIQFGIGVTGALSIFIINAPTPSFLFLPELDPAKEGALNWWAAVGNVMIKTALSLGLPTLLMGMAFPIVARIAVGSLRRLGRDVGQVYALNTLGAIIGSFLGGFVLIPLLGITLTLTILSGISLLIGVTVLAVHPKVSRKQRPAIIIVSLLVIAFVIGRVGISAMDIKYQQLTVGESMAYYHEGPLATVSVIEDARGWRTIYVDDVGVAGTDPVLQTDQKTLAHAPMLLLGGEATRVATVGFGAGGASWSYTLYPDIKEIHAIEITTSVLEAAPSLTDANHGILYKTDIIEDALEKVGPEGHITGAVHPVGDYTIEPAPGFRSFDPRYRVVVDDARAYFRFTGTVYDVIATDCTDLRYKTNANLYDQEYFELCREHITDDGLVVVWMPLGGLSDEAFRIVVRTFHEVFPEMTVWYFTNQPTHYCLFIGQKGGLKIDYSKVLKGLELPAIQADLEEIGLRDPNKLIASFVTDERGIDHYVGDGPLNTADFPIIEFLSPRYGYDSRPVAMNMGNLYKIQVPAWDLIVPGSVPNPDETKRLIGETQRANEVLFQGHAEYRLHNLMEAARLYRQAKEIAPHDKSIDRLLEFEELRQLLSEELERDSDGIDHLWINAQWIAFNVGQIYEEQGKYSEAVTVLMPFVRRTPQPSPNLDDDLAQIGSALNLVVARCYAASGNRDRAKEFLDEAEAYEPKARDWEKMRSEILK, via the coding sequence ATGACGGCAACGAACAAATCGGCACAGAGCACGGCACAGGAACAGGGGCAGGCATCCGCCATCGGGAAGGGGCGCGGATCGCTGATTGCATTGATGTTCCTGCTCAGCGGTGCAAGTGGCCTCATCTATGAGGTCGTCTGGTCGCGCCAATTGACGACGCTCTTCGGCTCCACGGTTTACGCGATCTCGACGGTACTCACAGCCTTCATGGGCGGCCTGGCGCTGGGCTCGTGGCTTCTGGGCAAGCGCGCCGATCGCATGGACCGGCCGCTGATGTTCTACGGATTCCTGGAACTCGGCATCGCAATCGCCGCCCTGGCATTTCCGTTCCTGCTGCGAATCGTCACGCCGATCATTGGCACCTTCTACTCGCCAGGCGGCGAGGCGGCATTCGTCTTCTTCAGCCTGGTCCGCTTCGTGATCGCTGTCGTTTTGCTGCTGATTCCCACGACCCTCATGGGTGCGACTCTGCCTGTCATTTCCCGAGCCGTCACGCATGACTTGCACGCGGTCGGCAAGAAAGTTGGCGGGCTTTATGCCCTCAACACAACGGGCGCAGTGATAGGCGTCTTCGTCACCGGCTTCTTCCTGATCGAGCGTTTCGGCGTACACGGGACGACGCTGATTGCCGCCGCAATCAATGTCTTCGTGACGATCCTGGCCGTTGGTCTTGGGCGCTCACTCCTCGTGAAGCCCGTCGAGGAAACAGAGACGCAGCCCGCCCCCGAGATCAATTCCGGGGATTCCCTTGAGATCCCGGACTCCGTTGTTCGCATCGTCTTGGGAACCTACCTCGTCAGCGGCCTTGTGGCACTGGCGTTCCAGGTTTCGTGGACGCGTTCTCTGATCTTCAACTTTGAAACACTAAAGGCGACGACCTACTCGTTTGCCGGCATGTTGACGGTGTTCCTGCTCGGTCTGGCCATCGGCAGCGCCATCATGCAGGCGTTCGTCGACAGATTGCGCGATCACCTGTTCGTGTACGTCTTGATCCAGTTCGGCATCGGCGTGACCGGTGCCCTTTCGATCTTCATCATCAATGCGCCCACCCCCAGCTTCCTCTTCCTTCCCGAGTTGGACCCGGCAAAGGAAGGTGCGCTGAACTGGTGGGCGGCCGTCGGCAACGTGATGATCAAGACGGCGCTTTCGCTCGGTCTGCCGACACTGCTGATGGGCATGGCGTTCCCGATTGTGGCGCGTATCGCCGTGGGTTCGCTCAGACGACTCGGGCGCGATGTCGGCCAGGTCTATGCGCTGAATACACTGGGTGCGATCATCGGATCGTTCCTGGGCGGCTTCGTGCTGATTCCGCTGCTCGGAATCACACTGACCCTGACGATTCTGTCGGGCATTTCGCTTCTGATCGGCGTCACCGTGCTGGCCGTGCATCCGAAAGTCTCCCGGAAGCAGCGCCCCGCGATCATCATCGTTTCGCTGCTTGTGATCGCCTTCGTGATCGGGCGCGTTGGCATTTCAGCAATGGACATCAAGTACCAGCAACTCACCGTTGGTGAGTCGATGGCCTACTATCACGAAGGCCCCCTGGCGACGGTCTCCGTCATCGAAGATGCTCGCGGCTGGCGCACGATCTATGTGGACGATGTCGGCGTGGCCGGCACTGACCCGGTCCTTCAGACCGACCAAAAGACGTTGGCGCACGCGCCGATGCTCCTCCTGGGTGGCGAAGCAACCCGCGTGGCGACCGTCGGATTCGGCGCCGGCGGCGCGAGCTGGTCGTACACGCTCTACCCGGACATCAAAGAGATTCACGCGATCGAGATCACGACGTCTGTGCTTGAGGCCGCACCGTCTCTGACCGACGCGAACCACGGCATTCTCTACAAGACGGACATCATCGAGGATGCGCTGGAGAAAGTCGGCCCCGAGGGACACATCACCGGAGCTGTTCATCCCGTTGGCGACTACACGATCGAACCTGCTCCCGGATTCCGCAGTTTCGATCCCCGCTATCGAGTCGTCGTGGACGACGCGCGCGCCTACTTCCGTTTCACCGGCACCGTGTACGATGTGATCGCGACGGACTGCACGGATCTGCGTTATAAGACCAATGCGAATCTCTACGACCAGGAGTACTTCGAACTCTGTCGCGAACACATCACAGATGACGGACTTGTCGTGGTCTGGATGCCGCTTGGCGGTCTCAGTGACGAAGCCTTCCGCATCGTCGTTCGCACGTTCCACGAAGTATTCCCCGAAATGACGGTGTGGTACTTCACCAACCAGCCCACCCACTACTGCCTTTTCATCGGCCAGAAGGGCGGTCTGAAGATTGATTATTCGAAGGTTCTGAAGGGCCTGGAACTGCCTGCGATCCAGGCGGACCTCGAAGAGATCGGTCTGCGCGATCCGAACAAGCTGATCGCTTCGTTTGTGACCGACGAGCGCGGCATCGACCACTATGTGGGCGACGGACCGCTCAATACCGCCGACTTCCCGATCATCGAGTTTCTGTCGCCGCGCTACGGATACGATTCGCGGCCGGTCGCGATGAACATGGGGAATCTCTACAAGATCCAGGTCCCCGCGTGGGATCTGATTGTGCCTGGCTCGGTGCCGAATCCGGACGAGACCAAGCGCCTGATCGGCGAGACTCAGCGTGCCAACGAAGTGCTCTTCCAAGGGCACGCCGAGTATCGTCTGCACAACCTGATGGAGGCTGCACGGCTGTACCGCCAGGCGAAGGAAATCGCGCCGCACGACAAGTCCATCGATCGTCTGCTGGAATTTGAGGAGCTCCGCCAGTTGCTGAGCGAAGAACTCGAACGCGATTCGGACGGCATCGACCACCTTTGGATCAATGCACAGTGGATCGCCTTCAACGTCGGGCAGATCTACGAGGAACAGGGCAAGTATTCCGAGGCGGTCACCGTGCTGATGCCGTTTGTGAGGCGGACGCCTCAGCCATCCCCGAATCTGGATGACGATCTCGCCCAGATCGGATCGGCGCTCAACCTTGTCGTGGCACGTTGCTACGCGGCATCCGGCAACAGGGACCGCGCCAAGGAGTTCCTGGATGAGGCTGAAGCCTACGAGCCGAAAGCACGCGACTGGGAGAAGATGCGCAGCGAGATTCTGAAGTAG